From a region of the Actinopolymorpha singaporensis genome:
- a CDS encoding bifunctional folylpolyglutamate synthase/dihydrofolate synthase, giving the protein MARGDAGRAGRAAGAAKADQADQAAREAYAEVERALLRRLPEHKSVEGPTLERIRLLCELLGEPQHAAPVIHLTGTNGKTSTARMVDSLLAAFGVRAGRLTSPHLAEIRERISLAGEPVSPERFVQAYHEVMPFVDLADPRLDRPLSFFEIVTAIGFAVFADAPVDAAVLEVGLGGRFDATNVADGRVAVVTPVAVDHAQYLGDTPAEIAGEKAGIIKPGAVAVIAQQEVEVAEVLMRRAAEVGASVAREGLEFGLVNRDLAVGGQRLTLQGLHGTYDEIFLPLHGVHQAHNASVALAAVEAFLAGGVTEGEGLDADLVREGFANVSSPGRLEVVRRSPTVVLDAAHNPHGATATAAAVTESFSFEPLVGVVGVMADKDVEGLLEAFEPVLSRIVCTQNSTARAMPAAELAEIAMDIFGEERVDLAPRLDEALDLGMRLAEEEASALGSGGVLVTGSVITAGEARVLLGGR; this is encoded by the coding sequence ATGGCGCGCGGTGACGCCGGCCGAGCCGGTCGGGCTGCCGGGGCTGCAAAGGCCGACCAGGCCGACCAGGCCGCCCGGGAGGCCTACGCCGAGGTGGAGCGGGCGCTGCTGCGCCGGTTGCCCGAGCACAAGTCGGTCGAAGGCCCCACCCTCGAGCGGATCCGGCTGCTGTGTGAGCTGCTGGGTGAGCCGCAGCACGCCGCGCCGGTGATCCACCTGACCGGCACCAACGGCAAGACGTCCACCGCCCGGATGGTCGACTCGCTGCTGGCGGCGTTCGGTGTCCGGGCCGGCCGGCTCACCAGCCCGCACCTGGCCGAGATCCGTGAGCGGATCAGCCTGGCCGGTGAGCCGGTGTCGCCGGAGCGGTTCGTGCAGGCGTACCACGAGGTGATGCCGTTCGTGGACCTCGCCGACCCGCGGCTGGACCGGCCGCTGTCGTTCTTCGAGATCGTCACCGCCATCGGGTTCGCCGTCTTCGCCGACGCCCCGGTGGACGCGGCGGTGCTGGAGGTCGGCCTCGGCGGCCGCTTCGACGCGACCAACGTCGCCGACGGCCGGGTCGCGGTGGTGACCCCGGTGGCGGTCGACCACGCGCAGTACCTCGGCGACACGCCTGCCGAGATCGCCGGGGAGAAGGCCGGCATCATCAAGCCGGGTGCGGTCGCGGTGATCGCCCAGCAGGAGGTCGAGGTCGCGGAGGTGCTGATGCGCCGGGCCGCGGAGGTCGGCGCGTCGGTGGCGCGGGAGGGCCTGGAGTTCGGGCTCGTCAACCGCGATCTGGCTGTCGGCGGGCAGCGGCTCACCCTCCAGGGCCTGCACGGGACGTACGACGAGATCTTCCTGCCGCTGCACGGCGTCCACCAGGCGCACAACGCGTCGGTTGCGCTGGCCGCGGTCGAGGCGTTCCTCGCCGGCGGCGTCACCGAGGGCGAGGGCCTGGACGCCGACCTCGTACGCGAAGGCTTCGCCAACGTCAGCTCGCCCGGACGCCTCGAGGTCGTCCGCCGCAGCCCGACGGTGGTGCTGGACGCCGCGCACAACCCGCACGGTGCGACCGCGACCGCGGCGGCGGTCACCGAGTCGTTCTCGTTCGAGCCGCTGGTCGGCGTGGTCGGGGTGATGGCGGACAAGGACGTGGAGGGGCTGCTGGAGGCATTCGAGCCGGTGCTCAGCCGGATCGTGTGCACCCAGAACTCCACCGCGCGCGCCATGCCCGCCGCCGAACTCGCCGAGATCGCGATGGACATCTTCGGTGAGGAACGCGTCGACCTCGCACCGCGACTGGACGAGGCGCTGGACCTCGGCATGCGCCTGGCGGAGGAGGAGGCCAGCGCACTCGGCTCCGGCGGAGTCCTGGTCACCGGCTCGGTCATCACCGCCGGCGAGGCCCGCGTCCTGCTCGGAGGACGGTGA
- a CDS encoding valine--tRNA ligase yields the protein MSAPQRPESAPELPQTFVPADVEGTLYERWVERGYFTPSGKPDATPYSIVIPPPNVTGSLHVGHALDHTIQDVLVRRRRMQGFDALWLPGMDHAGIATQNVVERELAKEGLSRHDLGREAFVERVWRWKAESGGKILGQMRRLGDSVDWTRERFTMDEGLSRAVGTMFKQLYDDGLIYRAERIINWCPRCLTALSDIEVEHADDDGELVSIRYGDGDNSLVVATTRAETMLGDTAVAVHPDDERYTHLVGTKVELPLTGRRIPVVADEHVDPAFGTGAVKVTPAHDPNDFEIGRRHDLPSLMIMDEHGVITAHGPFQGLDRFEARPAVVAALRADGRIEREVRPYRHAVGHCQRCDTVVEPRVSLQWFVKVEPLASAASEAVRSGRVTIHPPELAKRYFSWVDNMHDWCISRQLWWGHRIPVYYGPNGEVVCVGPDEEPPSGPGWTQDGDVLDTWFSSGLWPISTLGWPAQTPDLARYYPTSVLVTGYDILFFWVVRMAMFGLYAMKDRGPADSVPFREIVLHGMVRDAHGKKMSKSFGNVVDPLDWIDRYGADATRFTLARGANPGSDVPITEEWAQGSRNFATKLWNASRFALMNGASAALPVPPAERLSSADRWILSRLHTLIAEVDASYDGYEFAKACEAIQAFAWGEFCDWYVELAKTSLTAGGDAAQATRAVLGHVLDRLLRLLHPVMPFVTEELWLALTQGGVDGEAEAERSLVVAAWPAPEKAYADPAAEAEIAALQRLVTEVRRFRSDQGLRPGQRVPARLVGIETGVLAAHEPAIRTLLRLDEAGPDFAASASLPVGDVRVELDTAGTIDVAAERRRLEKDLGNARKDRDQAQRKLGNAEFLAKAPQPVVDKVNRQYATAEADIARLEAQLAALPAG from the coding sequence ATGAGTGCGCCGCAGCGGCCCGAGTCCGCGCCCGAGCTTCCGCAGACGTTCGTCCCGGCCGACGTGGAGGGCACGCTCTACGAGCGGTGGGTCGAGCGGGGCTACTTCACTCCGAGCGGCAAGCCCGACGCCACGCCGTACTCCATCGTCATCCCTCCGCCGAACGTCACCGGCTCCCTGCACGTGGGTCACGCGCTCGACCACACCATCCAGGACGTCCTGGTCCGCCGTCGCCGCATGCAGGGTTTCGACGCCCTGTGGCTGCCCGGCATGGACCACGCCGGCATCGCCACCCAGAACGTCGTCGAACGCGAGCTCGCGAAGGAAGGCCTGTCCCGCCACGACCTCGGCCGGGAGGCGTTCGTGGAGCGGGTGTGGCGGTGGAAGGCCGAGTCCGGGGGCAAGATTCTCGGCCAGATGCGCCGGCTCGGCGACTCGGTCGACTGGACCCGCGAGCGGTTCACCATGGACGAGGGACTGTCGCGGGCCGTCGGCACCATGTTCAAGCAGTTGTACGACGACGGGCTGATCTATCGTGCCGAGCGGATCATCAACTGGTGCCCGCGCTGTCTGACCGCGCTGTCCGACATCGAGGTGGAGCACGCGGACGACGACGGCGAGCTGGTCTCCATTCGCTACGGCGACGGTGACAACTCCCTCGTGGTCGCCACCACCCGCGCGGAGACGATGCTCGGCGACACCGCCGTCGCGGTGCATCCCGACGACGAGCGCTACACCCACCTGGTCGGCACGAAGGTCGAGCTCCCGCTGACCGGCCGCCGCATCCCGGTCGTCGCCGACGAGCACGTCGACCCGGCGTTCGGGACCGGCGCGGTGAAGGTCACGCCCGCGCACGACCCCAACGACTTCGAGATCGGCCGCCGGCACGACCTGCCCAGCCTGATGATCATGGACGAGCACGGCGTGATCACCGCGCACGGGCCGTTCCAGGGGCTGGACCGGTTCGAGGCGCGGCCCGCCGTGGTCGCGGCGCTGCGGGCCGACGGGCGGATCGAACGCGAGGTCCGGCCGTACCGCCACGCCGTCGGCCACTGCCAGCGCTGCGACACCGTGGTCGAGCCACGGGTTTCCCTGCAGTGGTTCGTGAAGGTGGAACCGCTCGCCAGCGCCGCCAGCGAGGCCGTGCGGTCCGGTCGAGTCACGATCCACCCGCCCGAACTCGCCAAGCGCTACTTCTCCTGGGTCGACAACATGCACGACTGGTGCATCTCGCGCCAGCTGTGGTGGGGCCACCGCATCCCGGTCTACTACGGCCCGAACGGCGAGGTGGTGTGCGTCGGGCCGGACGAGGAGCCGCCGAGCGGCCCGGGCTGGACGCAGGACGGCGACGTGCTGGACACGTGGTTCTCCTCCGGCCTGTGGCCGATCTCCACCCTCGGCTGGCCCGCGCAGACACCCGACCTCGCGCGCTACTACCCGACCAGCGTGCTCGTCACCGGCTACGACATCCTGTTCTTCTGGGTCGTGCGAATGGCGATGTTCGGGCTGTACGCCATGAAGGACCGCGGCCCCGCCGACAGCGTGCCCTTCCGCGAGATCGTCCTGCACGGCATGGTCCGCGACGCGCACGGCAAGAAGATGTCGAAGTCGTTCGGCAACGTCGTCGACCCGCTGGACTGGATCGACCGGTACGGCGCCGACGCCACCCGGTTCACCCTGGCCCGCGGCGCCAACCCCGGCTCCGACGTACCCATCACCGAGGAGTGGGCGCAGGGCTCGCGCAACTTCGCCACCAAGCTGTGGAACGCCTCCCGCTTCGCGCTGATGAACGGCGCGTCCGCCGCGCTGCCCGTACCGCCGGCGGAGCGGTTGTCCAGCGCCGACCGGTGGATCCTGTCCCGCCTGCACACGCTGATCGCCGAGGTCGACGCGTCCTACGACGGCTACGAGTTCGCCAAGGCGTGCGAGGCGATCCAGGCGTTCGCGTGGGGTGAGTTCTGCGACTGGTACGTCGAGCTTGCCAAGACGTCCTTGACAGCCGGCGGCGACGCGGCCCAGGCGACCCGGGCGGTGCTCGGGCACGTCCTGGACCGGCTGCTGCGGCTGCTGCACCCGGTGATGCCGTTCGTCACCGAGGAGCTGTGGCTCGCGCTGACGCAAGGTGGTGTTGACGGCGAGGCCGAGGCCGAGCGGTCGCTGGTGGTGGCCGCGTGGCCGGCGCCGGAGAAGGCGTACGCCGACCCGGCCGCGGAGGCCGAGATCGCTGCCCTGCAACGGCTGGTGACCGAGGTCCGGCGGTTCCGTTCCGACCAGGGCCTGCGTCCCGGGCAGCGGGTGCCGGCCCGTCTGGTCGGCATCGAGACGGGCGTCCTCGCCGCACACGAGCCGGCGATCCGCACGCTGCTGCGGCTGGACGAGGCGGGCCCGGACTTCGCCGCGTCGGCGTCCCTGCCGGTGGGCGACGTCCGCGTCGAACTCGACACCGCCGGCACGATCGACGTGGCGGCCGAGCGGCGGCGGCTGGAGAAGGACCTCGGCAACGCCCGCAAGGATCGCGACCAGGCACAGCGCAAGCTCGGCAACGCCGAGTTCCTCGCCAAGGCGCCGCAACCTGTGGTTGACAAGGTGAACCGCCAGTACGCCACGGCCGAGGCCGACATCGCCCGGCTGGAAGCACAGCTCGCCGCTCTGCCCGCCGGCTGA
- a CDS encoding GNAT family N-acetyltransferase, whose amino-acid sequence MHPANSDRTGSGRPAHTLRAATAEDAGFIAEMTLEAFNWSPDRPAFTLEQFWADPALRKYVEGWPAPGEQGVVAVAGDEPGDEPGDDAGLDGSPGRPVGAAWWRCFPADRPGYGFVAEDVPEVSIAVAPDWRGRGLGRALIRGIVDQARAAGVPRLSLSVERANHAARLYAAEGFEIVGGDENADTMVRKV is encoded by the coding sequence GTGCATCCCGCGAATTCCGACCGAACCGGCTCCGGCCGCCCCGCCCACACGCTGCGCGCCGCCACCGCCGAGGACGCCGGCTTCATCGCCGAGATGACCCTCGAGGCGTTCAACTGGTCACCGGACCGGCCGGCGTTCACCCTAGAGCAGTTCTGGGCGGATCCGGCGCTGCGGAAGTACGTCGAGGGCTGGCCGGCACCTGGTGAGCAGGGCGTGGTCGCGGTCGCCGGGGACGAGCCCGGGGACGAGCCCGGGGACGATGCCGGGCTCGACGGCTCGCCGGGCCGTCCGGTCGGCGCGGCCTGGTGGCGCTGCTTTCCCGCCGACAGGCCCGGATACGGCTTCGTCGCGGAGGACGTGCCTGAGGTGAGCATCGCGGTGGCGCCGGACTGGCGCGGACGCGGGCTCGGCCGAGCGCTGATCCGGGGGATCGTCGACCAGGCACGGGCGGCAGGAGTGCCCCGGCTCAGTCTGAGCGTCGAACGCGCCAACCACGCGGCCCGGCTCTACGCCGCCGAGGGGTTCGAGATCGTGGGCGGCGACGAGAACGCCGACACCATGGTCCGGAAGGTCTGA
- a CDS encoding DUF4233 domain-containing protein: MRSVLAAILVFEAIIVGLAIPVAVSIENVGGGRAGAVGGGIAVACLVTAGLLRFPAGRVIGSVLQVVAIALGVVVPLMFFLGAIFAVLWFVCLVLDRRIVALRAERDRTE, translated from the coding sequence GTGCGTTCGGTACTCGCGGCGATCCTCGTCTTCGAGGCGATCATCGTCGGCCTGGCCATCCCGGTGGCCGTCTCGATCGAGAACGTCGGCGGCGGCCGGGCCGGTGCGGTCGGCGGCGGGATCGCCGTCGCCTGCCTGGTCACGGCGGGCCTGCTGCGGTTCCCCGCCGGGCGCGTGATCGGGTCGGTGCTGCAGGTGGTCGCGATCGCACTGGGGGTCGTCGTACCCCTGATGTTCTTCCTCGGTGCGATCTTCGCCGTGCTGTGGTTCGTCTGTCTCGTCCTCGACCGGCGCATCGTCGCGCTCCGGGCCGAGCGGGACCGCACCGAGTGA
- a CDS encoding peptidase dimerization domain-containing protein, with protein sequence MTPTVLAAGTTNNTVPAEASVHVDVRASSTADRDREYVEVAQLQRRAALLARLVELVREQPR encoded by the coding sequence GTGACGCCGACCGTGCTGGCGGCCGGTACGACGAACAACACCGTGCCGGCCGAGGCGTCGGTGCACGTCGACGTGCGGGCGTCCTCGACGGCCGACCGGGACCGGGAGTACGTCGAGGTCGCGCAACTGCAGCGCCGGGCGGCACTGCTCGCCCGCCTGGTCGAGCTCGTCCGCGAGCAGCCGAGGTGA